AGACTGTGAGCTCCCAGAGGGCAGGCAGCCCAGCCCACCCTGGGTGCCAAGGAAGGTTTTTAAGTACAAGGAAGCACAGGGACTAGGAGTATTTGAATAGAGACAAAGGCAAGCTTCGGCAAGTTTCTCACCTTTGCCAAAGCCAGCCAGCTATGGACCAGAGAGAGGTCTGAGGGTATGAGGCCGGGCAGGGAAGGAAAGTGAGCGGAAGAAGAAGAACTCAGGGTAAGAGGACTCCCCGCTGGgtgggagaagacagaagaaaggacaGAATGAGGTGATCTTGCCAGGAAAAGTCTCAGCTCTCTATGTAATAGGCACAGTGGCTCCAGTCCCTGGTCCCCAACTGCTCTTACAAGATCCATGTCTTGCTCACAGACACCACCTGGGCACACGTGATCATGTATCCACACGGGcagcacacgtgcacacacgtgccaGTCCACAGCTTCTCTGGCGCCTGGGGTCCATGTCCAGCCGCCTGTCCCCTGACCACAGAAGCCAGAACCCCCCGGGGCCAAGGGTGCCCTCTCCTTCTGGTCCCCGTCTTAGTGCCTGATGCCGACCTGGGGCCTCAGAGGAGGTACCcaaaaggcagagggaagaggaggccACCCCCTAACACCAGGGGCAAGCAGAGAAGGAAGCTGGGAAGCAGGGGTCTCTGACTAAGTTTGGCACAGCCACAAGTCCAGGCTTCCATGCTGAGTGGGTGGTGGCCTAGGAAGGCTCTACATCCACCAGAGTCCAAAGAGCACAGGTGTGGCTGCCTCATGGCCTCATCATCATAAGGCCCGCCTGCTTACCCAGGGCCCGCCTGGTCACAGGGCCTCTGTCTGTGGCCACAAGCAGAGAAGCCACTGCCCTCCCGGCACCAGCACCGGAACGTCAGCTCAGACACCAGCCCCCCCAAGGGGACAAGCCTCACTGGAACACAGGTAAGGGTCTGGCCTTCAGGAAGACCAGGGGTCTGCCCAGCTGCAGGGGATCCCAGGGAGGTGGGAACAACTTAGGGTCTTCCCAGGGCCAAGGTCTCCAGCCCATTCCCAGATGCAGCCCCGAAGAGCAAGCCCAAAAAAGGGCTGGGACTCAGCTGCCCACTAGCTGGCTAGGAAGCAGAGCAGGGGGAGCCAGGGCTCCAGAAGCATCTCTGGGCTCCTCCTCTGTGACTTCTGTGATGTAgacaccccttccctgctctcagccCCTAAATTCAGGGGATACATAGGGAAAACTAGGCTGCCATAGTCCTACAGGCCAAAGCCAGTTGGCTCCCATCTCCTGTGGTCTGGGATCTTGGAGCTTCAGATGGTTCTCTGGACCTGCCCACAGGGACCCAGAGGGACCATCctggcatggggggaggggagcagggcagCCGCTAACCATGGCCAAgctcattctctcttctttcacttcTGGATCTAGAAGCAGGAAGTATTCTAGGTGGGGGGAGTAAGGGGGTGGGGTAGACTGAGGAGGAGGAGCGGGCTTCTAGCACCCCTTATCCTTGGAGGGGGATGAGGTGCTCCCAAACAAGGAACACAGAGCCAGCCGCCTTCTCCACAATCCTTCAATTGTTTCTTAGCAACTGATTTGCCCATCACTTGAGTCATCTTATCAAATCCTCTGCTATTTTCATAAGAGTCCTCATAAACGGGTGTGGGCCGCTCTCTTGCACTTTGCCCAGGATATTTCAGGGTTTCTGCGCAGGCACACCATGTAGATACCTGGCATCCACAAACTTAATACCCCGTCCATGATGCGTACATGTGTCATTCAAATAGCACTCACCCTTGACCCACATGCTCAGTtaactcccaccccaccccacacatgCGCATGCCCTGCTTTTACCTTCATCCTATTTCAACATATTTGTATTCTAGAACCTCTCTGTGCCAGGAAGACACTGGAGAGAGAGTAGTGGCAAGACCAGTCTGTCCTCAGCAGGTCACAGCCCAATGACAGAGGCACACACAAACAATGAAAGCATGGGGTTTGCAGCCAGACAGGGCTGCAACAGGCTGTTCATTCTCCAGTAAAGACTCGCTGGTGACCTCAGGCCTGTAGGCCTGTTACCCTCCTTGAGCCTCAGAGTCCTCATCTGGTAAATGCAATAATAACGGTACCCACCTGGTGAgtttgttctgaggattaaatgaattgacGAAAGTGAAGTCGATAGAACAGGGCTTAACACACAGAGCCAAAGAAGTATAAGCGATGGTAGATGGAAATTAAATATGATGTttgtggggcaccagggtggctcagttggttgagcatccgacttcggctcaggtcatgatctcaaggttcatgagtttgagtcctgcatggggttctgtactgacagctcagagcctggagcctgcttcagattctgtgtctccctctctctctgcccctcccctgctcacactttctctctctctctctctcaaaaataaataaacttttaaaaataatttaaaaaatgatgtttgtAAGGGGCATGGCACCAGGCTCGCCACCAGAGTGGCTGTCTTtgccagagagaaacagacaaggTCGGTGCGGCATCGGGAGGGTATTCTGGGCAGGGGAGAGTGTGGTGGTTGAGGGGGGCTTCACTGAGGAGGTGATCCTTGAGCTGGATTTAAAGGACTGGGTAGGGAGGGGCCCTGGACCAAGGGTTCAGCTAATAGAAAGGTGAAGAGACAGGAATCTTGATAAGAcattcagagaaatgcaaatcattgACAAATCCTTCAAAGCCCCATCATAAACATGCCTACACATGtgcatgcagacacacacacacacacacacacacacacacacacccacacacccctcctaAGCGGGCCCACAGCTTAAGGAGTGACATTTGCAGAACTAGTCCAGGTTTGGACAAGAGGCTTGCTTTGGCAAGGAAGGCTGCCGCACCTGATGCTTTTCCTCCAGAAGCTAGGTGCGCCCCGTGGACCTGGCATCTTTCACATCCAGGCCCAAGGCAGGATATGTTCCCAGGTGCCTGTCCACCCAGCTTTCCTGAGCCCACAGGAATGAGCCTTACTGACCAAATGAtggggagccaggagcctgccttGGGGCCCCCAGGCCCAGCCAAGATGGGGCTCCTCAGAGAGTGGCATATCTGAAGATGATTCCAGAAAGGCCCCTGGAGCCAGAAGTTTCTGGCCTGGTCCTGGAGGCCCCGGGTCAGAGCCTGGCCCGAGCCTCAGGCCTGGGTGAGGGTTGAACTGCAAGAGCAGCCCTCCTACCCCATTCTGCCCTGGTAgctctcctccccagccctgatGGCTATCTCTTTGGTTCAGTGTAGACTCTAGGAGACATCGAACATGTCCCGGCCGAGCAGCAGAGCCATTTACCGTAAGCTCCCCCACCggtcccctctccccttccccccgccccaacccacTGCCCTCGGGGGTCTCCCTCCCCTCGCTGACTACCCCCTGTAGTTGCATGTCTCCCCTGCCCTGTTCTTGTGTCTCCATCCCCTTGCTTTGCACCCCTGCAGTGCACCGGAAGGAGTACTCACAGAACCTCTCCACAGACCCCACCTGTCTGCAGCACAGGGTGCAGGTGAGTAACCCTGAGGAGCTGCTCTCTGCCCAGGATCTGGCCTGGCTGGAGGCAGAAATATGTGAGGACAGCGGTCCCTGCAAGGACTTGAACAGCCCACTGTCTCAGAGGAGAAATGTCTGGACTTGAGTTCCCAGGGCAGACACAAGCTACTTGGAGGCTGGCACGGAGGCTCTGGCCCCGCCTGGCCGGACAACACTGGCGCTGTGAAATCTGGTTGCCCGAAGGCCTGTCAACACCGCAGGGAGAGCACGGGCTGGAAGGACGTGGTGGGGAGGAGCATATACCTGACCAGGCTGAAGTATCTGGGGTAGAAACAGCCCCTGGGCAGTGGCAAATTTAGGCTCTCTGGGAGAACAAGCAGAGAGGGGCACAGGGGCGGTGGTCTGGAGGCTCACAAGGCAGAAGAGGTGGGGCTCCCTCAGCCAGCTGGGCTGGGGCCAGGAGTCCTGGGCTTCatggcagaggtgggggctgggaacGGGCTCCATTTAGGCCTGGCAGGTGAGAGCAAGAGGAGACATGTCCAGGATGCCAGGCGTTTGCTCATGAGGTCAGGGACCCCTGAACATGCAGGCAGCGTGAACTCATGGAGAGGCACTGGGGActgggcagagagcagggcagggggatcAGGCAGACAGCCACCCCCCAACAAGGGCCTGGGGGCAAGGACAAGGGGTGGCATTTGGATGGAAGAAGGCAGAGGTCTCCTCGAGGAAGGAGAATAATGGCAAAAACGTGATCAGAGCAGCCGTGGGCAAGGCTCTGAGTGGAGACAGATGACTATGGACCTTACCGGGCAAGAATCAGGGAGGGGGCTCCCATCCCTGGGAAGGGATGGACTAGCAGAGGTGGGAAAAGCATTCTGGGTACAGGGAACAGCATGAGAAATGTCAGAGAGGCAGGAATGCTAGGTCAGTGAAGAGAAGGACCAGGCTACGATGGTGGATTCCCAACTGGGGCCAAGGAAGGCAGGGACGGAATCTGAAGGTCCTATATTCCACTCAGAGGAATGCAGACTTTATTTGTTGGCTCTTTGGAACCCATATCTACCACCATCCAGCCCCTTCAACTGGCCTGGACTGTTAATGGTCATGACTGTCCTTCCTCCAGACTCTGAAACGCTTTCATGCAGCTCATCAGACCCTGACTTGGGGGCCCTATCCTAGCCCAACCTAGCCCTCCCACTGACCCTTGAAGGCTTCTATATGGGGATGGCCTGGGACATCCCTTACAAGGAGGGATGTCTTCCTCCTCTGCTGCCTttccaccaccccacccctgcctacTACGACCTGTGAGCCCCCTCTCCAAACCTCTTTTCCCCCTCAGCACCTGATGACATGTAAGCTGGGGACTCAGAAAGTCCAAGAGCCCAAGGATGCCCTGAAGAAACTGCAGGAGGTGGATGCTCAGGGCCGGGTGTGGAGTCAGGACTTGTTCCTGCAGGTCAGAGATGGCTGGCTCCAGCTGCTGGACATTGAGACAAAGGTCAGCCCTCCCACTGTCCTCTGCAATGGGTCATAGCTACCATAGATTGTAGAAAAGCAAGCACCAGGCACGGACTTCACCCTTCCGTGCCCCAAAAAGCAGCCAACTGTCCCCATATACAATACACACCCAGGCCTAGGAGGAGATGGGGGACAGAGGCACAGGGGTCAGGGAAGACGACACACCTGCCCCAGGCCACTAGGAGAGCTGAGGCAACCCAGGTTAGGAGTTTCCAGGAGCCACCATGGCTCTCAGGGGCCTCACAGCCCAACTCTCTGTCTGGCCCAGGAGGAGCTGGACTCTTACTGCCTGGACAGCATCCAGGCCATGGATGTGGCGCTCAACACTTGCTCCTTCAACTCCGTCCTGTCCATCACAGTACGGGAGTCGGGCTTGCCAGGCACCAGCACTCTGCTCTTCCAGTGCCAGGAAGTGGGGGTGAGTGACCAGGGGTAGGATTGGGGAGAGAGTGGGTATAGGGTCCATTGACCATCACTCTCCCCCTGACActccccacacacatacatagctTGCCTGACTGCTGCTTCCTCCAGGCAGAGCAACTGAGGACCAGCCTGCAGAAGGCCCTGGAGGACGACCAACAGCAAAAGTAGGCAGTCTCTGCCCCGGTCCCCATCAGGACCTCAGGACTTGGGCCTGGGAGGGCCAGGCCCCGGCCCCACATCTGGGGGAGCCCAGAGGCCTGTGGCCCAACCAACCTGGGCCTGGAACTGGGAAGGGACCAGGCTGGGACTTGCCAATAGGCATAGGGCAGAGGCTAAGGCCAGGACCAGGGAACACTGAAGACTGTCCCTGGAGACTGACATGGGACCGAGAGGACCTGGAGGGCAGGCAGATGAGGCAGGGTGGAGTCCTGATGGAGACCAGGGAGCAGGGCAGGTGGGGCTCCTGGAGAGAGGTGGTAAAACCCCTCAGTCCTGGGGCAGAAATATAAACAGAGCCTCTGTCCCAAGAACCCCATCAAAACTGTGTCCCCATCATGTGCTCACCAGACCCCAGTCTGGAGCCCCAGGCCAAAACAGATGGAGGGGGCCTCCTCCGGAAAGACCGTTCCCTAAGGAGCAGTTACCCCCTCCGGAGCAAGGGCCCTCTCCAGAACAGCCCTACTGGATGACCCCAGAGCACAGTAAGTCTGGGGCATGAGGGCAGATGGAAAGGAAGGTTTGGAACAAAGATCAAAGAGCCTCTGGGCCATGGTCCCCTTATATTGCAGACATGCCACCATCCCCAAGGTCCCTGCCACGCCACTCCAGTGCCCGAGAACCAAGCACCTTCACTCTGCCTCCTCCAAGCCAGTCCCCATCCCCTGAGAACCCAGAGAGGGATGAGGTAATTATAGATTGTCTTGGGTTTGCTGAGGCTTTCTGGGCCTGGCCCAAAGGAAGACATCAACCCTTCCCCTGCGCCCAGGAGGCCAGGTGCCAGGATGGCCAAGGAAGGGCTAGGGCTGAGGAGGGATAGGGAGGTTTGGTCGGACCCTGGACTGGGCCTCAGGCTTCtgttggaggtggggagggggtgggagcagggtTGGGCGTTCCAGGATGGGCCCAACTGCCCATTCAAGGGCATGGGTTGTTTGGGGTCCAGGAGATACTAAGCCACATCCTTGGAGACATCGAGCTGTTTGTGAGAATGCTGAAGGAGGCCCAGGCAAAGAACAGGCATAAGAAGAAGAGACTGGGGAAGAAAAAGGGCAAGGATCAGTGGGGTGAGTGCTGAGGGctgggggagaagggtgggggtgTGGTCCTGGGATCATCTACAACCCACCACCCTTTCCCCCATCCCCTTTAGGGATGACACAGGCACAGTACATTGACTGCTTCCAGAAAGTCAAGTACAGCTTCAACCTCCTGGTATGTGGCTCCTCACAAGTTCCACAGCCCTCCCCTTGCCCCATGCCAGCAGCGCCCTCCTCTCTGGTCTTGTAGATGCCCCAAATCCTTTCCTTCTCTAACTTCACCCCTTAgaacctccccctcctcctcatgGGACTCCTTTGGAGCGTGCCAGGCTCCCAACCGAAGCTCTGAACAATTATGGGGCCCTGTGGTCCTGGTAAAGGTAGGGAAGGATGACGGGTAGTAGCACATAACGCCCTGTGTCCCCAGGGGAAGCTGGCCATCTGGCTGCCGGAGAAGAATGCCCCTGAGTTCGTGCACATCCTCTTCCAACTTCTACACTTCGTGAGTTTGGGGATGATAGGGTGATAAAGAGAGACAGCCTCCATTAAGATGGAGCAGAGGCCACGGTGGAaggcaggggggcagagggaggctgtGGGGTCTGCACCTTGCCCACCACAATACAACCTCTTCATTGGTTCCAAGATACCATCCCGGCTGTGTGCAGAACCCCTCAACAAACTAGATGGGCTGGGGTCGGAGCCGGGGGCACCAGGGATCCAAGAGACACAGGAAAGAGCAGGAGGCCTGAGGCTACGCAGCACTGCAAGGGTGGGAAGCCAGGGATTCCAGGCCCTTCCACTCCTCCTTAGCCGTGGGGGAGCCTGGGCTTCCTGACACCTTCCATTTCTCCCCTAGGTCCTGGCCCAGTGCTCGGAGCCCGGCCTGGCCACCCGAGTGATTTCACCCCTCCTCACCCCGATTCAGTTCAGGCCTGGTCCTCACTCACCGGCTGGTAGTCCAGGCCACACCCAGACCCTTCCAGAAGTCACTCTCATGTGGGCTTAGGCAGGACTGCAGCAGGTCGATGGCTTTGGGGGTGAGGAGCATGGGGGCATCAGGCACGACACTGGAGAtggcaggctctacattgtcacaAACCAGAAATATCCCAAAACAAATTCAGGGGGGACCCAACATGGAGTTCCCAACTTTTTATTAGACTAactataaacaattaaaaaaacccaaaacctacCACTCACCGTCACCCACCactgaaggagaaaagaacaatGCTTCCCAAGAAAGCAGAGCTGGCAAACTTCTATtatcttagggtgcctgggttcagtcagttaagtgtcccactttggctcaggtcatgatcccgaggttcgtgggttcaagcttcaTGTCGGGGTccacactggagcctgctttggatcctctgtctccttctctctctgcccctccccctgccccactcacgctcactctctcaaaaataaacattagaaaaaaacttcaggggcacccgggtggctcagttggttaagcgtctgacttcagctcaggtcatgatctcacagtctgtgagtttgagccccgagtcaggctctgtgctgacagctcagagcctggcgcctactttggattctgtgtctccctctctctccgctctcctcaactcacgctctctctctctctttcactctctcaaaaacaaacattaaaaaaaaaaaaaaaacttgtaaaaaaaaaaacacctcaaaaattaacaacataataaagtaaaatattttctcatttttgccaAGGACAAAGTGGAAACTGTCTCCATCCAGCCAGAACTTAAGAATTACTGACATAAGAGATGCAAATGTAACATCAATAGGCCTGGCAACCAACAGGCcaagggggtgagagagaaagagagattccaCACTGGTATTACTGTGAGATGGGCAGTGAGCTAATCAGGCCACGGCAATGAGAGAGCCATGGGGAGTGAGCGGGAGGTGAAACCAGCTGGGATACGCTGAGCTGAGGCGTCAGTGAAACATTCACCAGACACAGGGTGGCCCGGTCCTCAAGAGAGAGGTCCCAGCTGGCTTGTGGGTTTAAGTCAGCACAGAAGTGACAGCTGGAGCCCTCTAGAGACCAGCACTCCAGAGGGAGCCCAGGGAGCTCCCTTAAATCAGTGAGGCCTGCCAGAGcccatgagagaaaaagagacacttCCATGTGTTGGTGGCCAAAGAGGTCAAGGAGGCAAAGAGAAATGCCAAGGagttaaaaggagaaacaaaagagcagaggcatgaaaaccaagagagaagagggtttgagaaagagagagaggcgtCAACCAGGAAACGAGCCAGCTGTGCTAGTGAGTCTCTTGCCAAATGTGGAGGGTTCTTTTCATTTCAGCCTCATTAGAAGAATTTTTTGTCCAGTCCATCTAAAGACATGAATTATGGCCCAATGTAACTTATTTACCTTATTGTGGTAGAATATGCATtagataaaatttaccattttaaagtggATGACTTGATAGCTTTAGGTACCTTctcagtgttgtgcaaccatcaccactatccatttccagaactctcCCATCACGCCAAACAACTCTGTAcctgttcctccctctccccagcacctggtaacttttattctcctttctgtctctgtttcatttttaaatataaagtgaaGTCAAATGTGCCCTAAAATGTTctccaatttcttaaaatgaccACAAATCAGTGAATGAGTGAAGTGAAAAACAAGCACAAAAAAGAGACTAACCAAAAGGATGTAAAAACCCTCAGAAGAGTTGAGTTTGGACAAATTATATTTAGGTGACTTGATTTTAGGCAAACTGACCAGAAGTTATAAATAACACTAAATGGGGTGGTAATCTGGAAGGAGGGAGACCACACAAGGCCAGTATTGGGCAgggcataaagaaaatgtgggcaGGGCATAAAGACACATTCTTAGAAAAGAGAAGGTCATAGAATGACTGCCAAAAAGGAGTATTAGCAGGGTCAAGGGAAGACTTGAGCATGTTTTTAGGGTAAAGAAAAGGAACCAACTAAAAAGATTCATAAGaggaaatgggggcgcctgggtggctcggtctgttaagtgtccgacttcggctcaggtcctgatctcacagctcatgggttcgggccccacatcaggctctgtactgatagtgtggagcctgcttgagattctctctgtccctcgctctgtgctcctcccccactctctctctctctctctctctctctctctctctctcaaaataaataaacattaaaaaaagattcagaagaGGGAATGATTTATTTGTTCCCACTGAGTAGATATTTATGAGCTCTTTCCAATGTGCTGCCCACTGTACTCAGGATAGAGCTCTCAAGGAGCTCCCTGGAGTAAGAAACACAGGCACGTGGGACGTGTGTGTAAcacagtgggagaggagcagtAACCCAGGCTATTCCAAGAGGAAATGATCACTTCTGCCCCtatgaggaagggagggaactTCCGCAAGCTGAGTGGGGATTCCCCGGGACAGGCAGGTGGAGAAGACTCTTAGCAGCGCGAGCCTGCCCTTCCTGCAgtgggtgcgggggtgggggtgggggtggggtggcagggggcTGGGAGGCAAGTAGCAGCCCCCACCCTACATTAACCACAGCAGCTCCTGTGACTGCAAGGTGAAGTCCCACACACTAGTTAGCTGAACAGAAAGAGATCTGATgccaagaaatgaaaaacaggtcAGAAAAACACTGCCTGAGGCCCTGAGGGGGTCTTCCAGCCCTAACAGTCTTCAGTTCCACCCCTTTGATCCACATCCCAAGTCAATGCCATAAAGTGCCTAGTGTGTTCTTCTGGAGTTGATGTATCTGCACTTCACAGGCAGAGGTGAGGCTGGCCTACAGATACTCACACAGTGGGATGCGTTCAGCTTAACTGTGTGCCCCTGTGTGGGTGTCTGGGGCCTTTCATCTGTGCACATGGACCATGACCTCCCTTACCTAGAAGATCCGGccatcccctccctctccacaTCCAACAGCCTGGCACGGAGTGGACTCAGCATTGTTCTCTCCCCAGGGCCAACTGGACAGGCAGTGAACCCCTGCCTTATCAACCCACATTCTGTGATGGTTGGCAGCTTCCAGAACACTCCAACCAGGTAAGGGGAGCTTAGCAAAGAGTCCTGCTCAAAGCCCTGATCTCTGGCTACTTTCTGCCCATTCGGTCCAAACCACAGTCACATGACAACTAAGTGGTAGGTGGGGCCACGTGGGTACCCAGATCTGTGTGGTGGACAGGCAGGGGAGCGGATATGGGACAGGTTTGTGTGTGAGTGGGTCTGTGGTCTGATACCCCAGCTCCCCACCGCCATGTTGGCTGACtgcctgctcctgctctctctgttctttccctaCAGGCCCCCTCAGGATACCAGGACTCTACTTCCCTCCGGTATGCCCTGGACTTAGTCAGGACTGTATGattctggggagggagggatgggactGACCCTGTGGACCTGTGGATTCTACATCTCAGAGACCGTCTTGGCTCTCTTTTAGCCAGACATGCGTGTGTACAGCACATCCCTCCCCTACCTCGGGTGAAAAAGCAGTTTTTTTACCTTCCCAGACTCCAATCCTTCTCATGATACTGTCCACACATGCCTCTGATTTCCCAGAGCTCAGAGATAAAGCGCTCAGAGGAGAGCTCAGACATAGAAAAGTCCACTCCTAGAAGAGTCTTCAGAAATCAGAGACATTTCAGACCCCTCCTGCCTGCAGAAGCCCCCACCCTAAGCCCCACCTTACACTGACTGGCCACTACACCTCTGTGGCAGCCGAAAAGTCACCACCAGACTCCAGGCAGGAGATATCTGGGTCTCTGGGGCTGGGACAGGGACTCAGTCTCTGAGGCTCCATTCTCCAGCCATCCTGACTCTGCGTGTGGTTGGGGGGGGAAGCCCCGCGTTAGGGAGCACCTACTTTGCTCAAGAGGAGATACACCACCATGGCCCTCAGCCCGGGGACCCCAACCATGTGCCCTCCAGCCCCAGACTTGCCAAGCCAGCCCTGAAAATGCAAGTTCTCTATGAGTTTGAAGCTAGGAACCCACAGGAACTGACTGTGGCCCAGGGAGAGGTGCTGGAGGTGAGACACGGGCTTGAGCCTAGAAAAGAAGATGGTGGTTGGTGGGAGCCATAGGGGTTGGTGGTCCAGGTGTGGGGCTGCTGGGGCGGGTGGCCTAGATAGGGAGAAGGAGGgtgaggaagggcaggaaggaagaaacctttgtgggggtgtgggggtggacAGAAGCTCGGGTGACTGAGGAGTTAGGGGTGATTCTTGGCAGGTTCTGGACCAGAGCAAGCGGTGGTGGCTGGTGAAGAATGAGAAGGGACAGAGTGGCTACATTCCCAGCAACATCCTAGAGCCTCAACAGTCGGGGTCCCAGAGCCAGCCGCCTTCTCGGGTACTACCCAACCTAGACTATCCAGATGCTCTAAGtcagaggtggggggcaggaaggaTTCAATGACAAGCGGAGGAGATAGCCCTGGTGTGATTTAATCAGTAGTGTCGCAGGTTTCTTGTGTGCCAAGTTTATCATGGGGCCAGAGCAGAGATCAAGCCTTGTCCCCACCAGACAAGCAAACCATGAAACGGGATGAGTGATCCAATAGGAGTCAAGAGAAGGGGCCCAGATGATGGGGTTTGTGGGTAGAAATGAGACGAGACGGCCTCTCATCTCATCTCCCCTGATTCTAGGCTCCAATGCTTCGACTTAGCTCAACGCCTGAGGAAGTCACAGCCTGGCTGCAGGCAGAGAACTTCTCCACCATGTAAGTGCCTAGCCCCACAGGGTGTGTTGGGAGAACCTTCGTAAAGGACTCAGATAATAACCAAGGAAGCCTGGAGACCCAGAATATACATGGCACAGTGCTACCTCTGCTGAGTTAAAGAGAGCAGAAGAACGGGCGTGCCCATGCCCTTCTAGAGCACTGAGTGAGGAGCCTCCGCCTTGGGGAAGGCAGCAGGACCAGAGGGAACTCAGGAAGAAACTCAGCCGCCAGCCACCCCTTCCCACCACAAAATTCTCTTCCAGGGCATTTCTCTGTTCAAACCCAGGAGTTCTGACACTGGTTTAAGCCGACATGGGTATCTTACTCCTTCACCTCCAGGCACCCTGCTCCATGAGTCCTCCTGTAACCCCAGCCTCCAAGCCCACACAGCTCCTCATACGATACTCCAAAATATACCAAGCCCCAAGTACTCGGGCCCGAGTCCTCCTGCTCTACCAATGACAGCTTCTGCTGTTCTTGTTCCCAGCACGGTGAGGAGCCTCAGGTTCCTGAGAGGAAACCAGCTGCTTCACATGAGACCTGGGgagcttcagatgctgt
Above is a window of Panthera uncia isolate 11264 chromosome C1 unlocalized genomic scaffold, Puncia_PCG_1.0 HiC_scaffold_4, whole genome shotgun sequence DNA encoding:
- the EPS8L3 gene encoding epidermal growth factor receptor kinase substrate 8-like protein 3, translated to MTCKLGTQKVQEPKDALKKLQEVDAQGRVWSQDLFLQVRDGWLQLLDIETKEELDSYCLDSIQAMDVALNTCSFNSVLSITVRESGLPGTSTLLFQCQEVGAEQLRTSLQKALEDDQQQKPQSGAPGQNRWRGPPPERPFPKEQLPPPEQGPSPEQPYWMTPEHNMPPSPRSLPRHSSAREPSTFTLPPPSQSPSPENPERDEEILSHILGDIELFVRMLKEAQAKNRHKKKRLGKKKGKDQWGMTQAQYIDCFQKVKYSFNLLGKLAIWLPEKNAPEFVHILFQLLHFVLAQCSEPGLATRVISPLLTPIQFRPGPHSPAGSPGHTQTLPEVTLIRSGHPLPLHIQQPGTEWTQHCSLPRANWTGSEPLPYQPTFCDGWQLPEHSNQAPSGYQDSTSLRPSSPRLAKPALKMQVLYEFEARNPQELTVAQGEVLEVLDQSKRWWLVKNEKGQSGYIPSNILEPQQSGSQSQPPSRAPMLRLSSTPEEVTAWLQAENFSTITVRSLRFLRGNQLLHMRPGELQMLCPQEAPRVLARLEAVKRMLGMSH